A genomic stretch from Suncus etruscus isolate mSunEtr1 chromosome 17, mSunEtr1.pri.cur, whole genome shotgun sequence includes:
- the ZNF518A gene encoding zinc finger protein 518A: MTSEQKQLFLGEKEATLRRNHDVNDEIVDTLRSVLNPQISENNFHFKLKSVKIDLPKITIPNGVLLKHEIDKYRRLFQSKPQTARKSARTKTVSCIENSVLLRKSEKVEEGTKMSAKILNFNCFKCQDSTPYSPNDLQKHFERWHHGELPSYPCEMCSFSANDFQVFKQHRRTHRSTFVKCEICNNEHVYSLLELTKHFTSTHCVNGSFQCEKCKFTTQDVGTFVQHIHRHNEIHYTCGKCHYICYTKGELQKHLHIHSDTFPFICQYCNYGATKREHLIRHVLTLHKEFLHKEHLYAKEKLEKEKYEKRITKTSAGLKLILKRYKIGASRKTFWKRKKINGSDRIVEKNTQFFEVNKTQAKPEDQSHLAQDHLNEEKNERLHCESNDKTAQAELEKPALPFTEQCNRAKEGSNSTLSFFKTAIQGPTVLTVKNNRIKIPANYVAKFVGFKMVDGKQHIVIKLLPTNKQSLCTLGSQSDLAKDSTTNLQPPTMDTTGFLPASELNDTTNMKATTTFSCFSPVLSGKVTSEKEISPRSNMLQTTDDGHNISSLPTTSGLVMTSVNLTTKVEPRDNADLWRNPSTENQSEISGTTIKSPDKVKPNASNSGDMHNYCINYVSSELAVDSSNQGSLPFHNYSKVNNLNKRRRLSGTSVCENPQREFSSSKTVVQQPVSKSVLSLVKKESSNPDNLLASVNVLNTQDGTLKAKVEIEEQCVLEKGQNIDGQNLYTNGNQSLEKNEKLKWGDISNVKAPLMPRITSVFSLQSQQASEFLPPEVNQLLQDVLKINSDVKQDSSNNSNEGLPFHYDRSFQKSEGEGKRVESSKDFNLREKFPVPSGDMGINVTTNETSIKCGKGKQMLSMPQEMRDSEKMPRITSIGTLLKTQSDAIITQQLVKDKLRASTQNVGSLYMQNPLVNSEAKNAIFVQTPKGVFVPFHIANKPGLHVVSGRSLPLVSTQGVPASLLNKKPGMILTFNSGKLEGVSTVKTESARAYAAYATATKEPCRTPFLKVEPNSNCLTPAFCSSIGSCLSMKSSSENTSPVKGSYIIKTTANSSVTPVPAPHTVSEHQGTKFNYLDSAKPQNEIFPKPPLYTFMPDGKQTVFLKCMLPNKTEPLTPKLVQSSTYQNIQPKKPEGTQQKILLKIFNPVLNVTAANLSVINSTSSSQKDNVPSNQTTEGEQKEPESSRDALPLVDDVMPTNEIVITSATCPESSDEPICISDHSEAKVLKCKTNYTIERSFNRKKISPKNFSRVKTHLRNEDSETVLVSKNRNSKRKCKDSYQAPLRKTSLHRKCKEKTKSKDAHESFGFSRPRLSKDSVRTLRLFPFSSKQLVKCPRRNQPVVVLNHPDADVPEVVNVMKTITKFNGRVLKVSLSKRTIDALLKPVCCNSSETTCDFSRRHKTIKPVSSVKERFVLKLTLKKTSKNNYQIVKTTSENVLKSKFNCWFCGRIFDNQDMWAGHGQRHLMEATRDWNMLG, from the coding sequence ATGACATCTGAACAGAAACAATTATTTTTGGGTGAAAAAGAAGCCACTTTACGAAGAAATCATGATGTGAATGATGAGATAGTCGATACTCTCAGATCAGTACTCAACCCTcaaatttcagaaaataattttcattttaaactaaAAAGTGTGAAAATTGATTTACCAAAGATAACTATTCCAAATGGAGTTTTACTGAAACACGAAATAGACAAATACAGAAGATTATTTCAGTCTAAACCACAGACTGCAAGAAAATCTGCCAGAACAAAGACCGTAAGTTGCATAGAAAATTCTGTGTTGCTTCGTAAGTCTGAGAAAGTTGAAGAAGGTACAAAAATGTCTGCAAAAATACTCAACTTTAACTGTTTTAAATGCCAAGATAGTACTCCATATAGCCCAAATGATTTGCAGAAACACTTTGAAAGGTGGCACCATGGTGAATTACCTTCCTATCCTTGTGAAATGTGCAGTTTTTCTGCAAATGACTTCCAGGTATTTAAACAACACAGACGAACCCATAGAAGCACTTTTGTAAAATGTGAAATTTGTAACAATGAGCATGTCTATTCTTTATTAGAGTTGACAAAACATTTTACATCTACTCATTGTGTaaatggtagttttcagtgtGAAAAGTGCAAATTCACTACCCAGGATGTTGGTACCTTTGTTCAACACATTCATAGACATAATGAAATACATTATACATGTGGTAAATGTCATTATATATGTTATACCAAAGGAGAGCTTCAGAAGCACCTTCATATTCATTCTGATACATTTCCCTTCATTTGTCAATATTGTAACTATGGTGCCACCAAGAGAGAACACCTTATAAGACATGTTTTGACTTTGCACAAAGAATTTTTGCATAAAGAACAtttatatgcaaaagaaaaactggaaaagGAAAAGTATGAAAAAAGGATAACAAAAACTTCAGCAGGACTTAAACTGATActgaaaagatataaaataggTGCATCAAGAAAGACATTTTGGAAACGTAAGAAAATTAATGGAAGTGACAGAATTGTAGAAAAGAACACTCAATTTTTTGAAGTAAACAAAACGCAGGCAAAACCTGAAGATCAGAGTCATCTTGCTCAAGACcatttaaatgaagaaaagaatgaaagacttCATTGTGAGAGTAATGATAAAACAGCTCAAGCAGAGTTAGAAAAGCCAGCGCTTCCGTTTACTGAGCAGTGTAATCGAGCTAAAGAGGGATCAAACTCTACTCTTAGTTTCTTTAAGACTGCTATACAAGGACCTACAGTGTTAACCGtgaaaaataacagaataaaaattcCTGCTAACTACGTTGCTAAGTTTGTGGGCTTCAAGATGGTAGATGGAAAACAACATATTGTAATCAAATTGTTGCCTACTAACAAACAGAGTTTATGTACATTAGGCTCACAATCAGATCTCGCAAAGGACAGTACAACTAATTTGCAGCCCCCAACTATGGACACCACTGGATTTTTACCAGCATCTGAGTTAAATGACACAACTAACATGAAAGCAACAACTACATTTTCATGTTTTTCTCCTGTGCTTTCAGGGAAAGTaacttcagaaaaagaaatatctccGAGGAGTAATATGCTTCAAACAACAGATGATGGACATAATATATCTTCTTTGCCAACAACGTCAGGATTGGTTATGACATCTGTGAATTTGACCACAAAAGTTGAACCAAGAGATAATGCAGACCTATGGAGAAATCCTAGCACTGAAAATCAATCTGAGATATCAGGTACTACCATTAAAAGTCCAGATAAAGTCAAACCAAATGCATCCAACAGTGGAGATATGCATAACTATTGCATTAATTATGTTAGCTCTGAGCTAGCTGTTGACTCTTCCAACCAAGGGTCATTACCTTTTCATAATTACTCAAAAGTAAACAATTTGAATAAACGTCGCAGACTTTCGGGAACTTCAGTGTGTGAAAACCCCCAAAGAGAATTCTCCTCTAGCAAGACAGTTGTTCAGCAACCTGTAAGCAAGTCAGTTTTATCACTAGTGAAGAAGGAGAGCTCAAACCCAGATAACCTCTTAGCATCTGTTAATGTTTTAAATACTCAAGATGGAACTTTGAAAGCAAAGGTTGAAATTGAGGAACAGTGTGTTCTAGAAAAAGGCCAAAACATTGATGGGCAGAACCTGTACACTAATGGAAATCAGAGtttagaaaagaatgaaaaattgaaATGGGGTGACATTTCTAATGTAAAGGCACCTTTGATGCCCAGAATCACATCTGTTTTCTCTCTCCAGAGCCAACAGGCATCAGAATTTTTGCCACCTGAGGTAAACCAGTTACTTCaagatgtattaaaaataaactctgaTGTAAAACAAGACTCTAGTAACAATTCAAATGAAGGTCTGCCATTTCATTATGACCGTTCGTTTCAGAAAAGTGAAGGGGAAGGCAAAAGAGTTGAATCCTCAAAAGACTTTAATTTGCGAGAAAAATTTCCAGTTCCATCTGGTGATATGGGGATTAATGTGACCACAAATGAAACGAGTATAAAATGTGGAAAAGGAAAGCAGATGCTTTCAATGCCACAAGAAATGAGAGATTCAGAGAAAATGCCTAGGATTACAAGTATTGGCACATTACTTAAGACACAGTCAGATGCAATAATAACACAGCAGCTTGTAAAGGACAAACTTAGAGCCTCCACACAAAATGTAGGTTCTTTATATATGCAGAATCCACTTGTAAATTCAGAAGCAAAAAATGCTATATTTGTTCAGACACCAAAAGGCGTTTTTGTACCTTTTCACATTGCTAACAAGCCAGGATTACATGTTGTTTCAGGAAGATCACTTCCATTAGTTAGCACTCAAGGTGTACCTGCTTCTCTTTTAAACAAGAAACCTGGGATGATTTTAACATTTAACAGTGGGAAATTGGAAGGTGTTTCTACTGTCAAAACTGAGAGTGCTCGAGCTTATGCAGCTTATGCAACTGCAACTAAGGAGCCTTGTAGAACACCTTTTTTAAAGGTTGAGCCAAACAGTAATTGTTTGACACCTGCATTTTGTTCCAGCATTGGCAGTTGTTTGAGCATGAAAAGTAGCTCAGAAAATACTTCACCAGTAAAAGGTTCTTATATTATTAAGACAACAGCAAATTCTTCGGTGACACCTGTACCTGCCCCTCATACAGTATCTGAGCATCAAGGCACTAAGTTTAATTACTTGGACTCAGCAAAACCGCAAAATGAGATTTTTCCCAAACCACCTTTATATACTTTTATGCCTGATGGCAAACAGACTGTTTTTCTCAAATGTATGTTGCCAAATAAGACTGAGCCGCTTACACCTAAATTAGTCCAAAGTAGTACTTATCAAAATATACAGCCAAAGAAACCTGAAGgaacacaacaaaaaattttgCTGAAAATTTTTAACCCTGTTTTAAATGTGACTGCTGCTAATCTGTCTGTAATCAACTCTACATCCTCATCACAGAAAGACAATGTACCATCTAATCAGACAACGGAAGGAGAGCAAAAAGAGCCAGAATCTTCTagagatgccttaccccttgtagaCGATGTGATGCCAACAAATGAAATTGTGATAACTTCTGCAACATGCCCAGAATCTTCTGACGAACCAATATGTATCTCTGATCATTCAGAGGCTAAGGTACTAAAGTGTAAAACTAATTATACAATTGAGAGAAGTTTTAATAGAAAGAAGATCTCTCCTAAAAATTTTTCAAGAGTAAAGACTCATCTGAGAAACGAAGATTCTGAAACTGTCCTTGTATCTAAAAACAGAAACAGTAAAAGAAAGTGTAAGGATAGTTATCAAGCACCTCTAAGAAAAACATCATTACATAGAAAGTGTAAAGAAAAGACTAAATCTAAAGATGCCCATGAGTCATTTGGATTTAGCAGACCTAGGTTATCGAAAGATTCTGTCAGAACACTGCGACTTTTCCCCTTTAGTTCCAAACAACTTGTGAAATGTCCTAGGAGAAACCAGCCAGTTGTAGTTTTAAATCATCCTGATGCAGATGTACCAGAAGTAGTGAATGTAATGAAAACGATTACTAAATTTAATGGACGTGTACTTAAGGTTTCATTGTCAAAAAGAACTATTGATGCTTTACTGAAACCAGTTTGTTGCAACTCTTCTGAAACAACTTGTGATTTTTCCAGGAGGCACAAAACAATTAAACCTGTTAGTTCTGTGAAAGAGAGATTTGTGctaaaattaacactcaaaaagaCAAGTAAAAACAATTATCAGATTGTGAAAACTACCTCTGAAAATGTTTTGAAGTCAAAATTTAACTGTTGGTTTTGTGGTAGAATATTTGACAATCAGGATATGTGGGCTGGTCATGGGCAGAGACATTTAATGGAAGCTACTCGTGATTGGAATATGTTAGGGTAA